From the genome of Burkholderia cepacia ATCC 25416:
CGGCGCTGACCGAGATGGTGCGCGGCGTGAAGGAACTCGGCCTCGAGACCTGCATGACACTCGGCATGCTGGAAGATGAACAAGCGCAGGAACTCGCGAATGCGGGCCTCGACTACTACAACCACAACCTCGACACGTCGCCGGAGTTCTACGGCCAGGTGATCTCGACGCGTACCTACCAGGATCGCCTCGACACGCTCGACCGCGTGCGCGACGCCGGCATCAACGTGTGCTGCGGCGGCATCATCGGGATGGGCGAATCGCGCCGCGAACGCGCGGGCCTGATCTCGCAGCTCGCGAACCTGAACCCGTATCCGGATTCGGTGCCGATCAACAACCTCGTCGCGATCGAAGGCACGCCGCTCGAAGGCACCGCGCCGCTCGACCCGTTCGAATTCGTGCGCACGATCGCGGTCGCGCGGATCACGATGCCGAAGGCCGTCGTGCGCCTGTCGGCCGGCCGCGAACAGCTCGACGACGGGCTGCAGGCGATGTGCTTCCTCGCAGGCGCGAACTCGATGTTCTACGGCGACCAGCTGCTGACGACGAGCAACCCGCAGTCGCAGAAGGATCGCGCGCTGTTCGAGCGCCTCGGCATCCGCGCGAGCGACGCGGACGCGATGTCGGCGAACGCGTAAGCGGAGCGGCCGTCGGCCGGATCTGCAAACGGAAAAGCCGGGGCATGCCCCGGCTTTTCCGTATCCGGCCCCGTCGTTCAGGCCGCGCCGCCGAGCGCGCGCGGCTCCATGAACGTGTGCCGGAAATAATCGCGCACCGCGTGCATCGCGGGGCTCAACTCGATGTCCTTGCGCCAGGCAAGACCGACGCTCATCGGCGGCACCGCATCGCGCAGCACGATCGTCTCGATGCGCCGCCCTTCGAGCGACCACGGCCGATACACCATGTCGGACAGGATCGCGACGCCGCTGCCGTTCGCGACCATGCTGCGGACCGCCTCGACCGACGACGTGCGCAGGATCACGTTCGGCCGGTACGGCGTCTCGTTCCAGTAACGCAGCGCCGTCTGCCCCGCCTCGTCGACCGTCAGCATCACGAACGGCTCGCGCGCGACTTCCGCGAACGTGACGCTCTCGTGCCTGAGCAGCGGATGATGCGCGCCGACCCACAGCCGCCGCACCGAGTGAATCACCGGCTCCAGCACGAGCGCCGGATTCGACACGTTCGACGTGAGCAGCACG
Proteins encoded in this window:
- a CDS encoding LysR family transcriptional regulator; the encoded protein is MALTLRQLKYFVATAELGQISQAAIQLTISQSAVTSAIRELEDSLGTQLFLRTPSGVTLTDTGRRFLNHAYTILSSVDEAMRIPNLESTLAGTLAIAASYTVLGYFLPHHVLRLNTLYPRLTIHLHELNRESIEEGLIAGRYDMAVLLTSNVSNPALVLEPVIHSVRRLWVGAHHPLLRHESVTFAEVAREPFVMLTVDEAGQTALRYWNETPYRPNVILRTSSVEAVRSMVANGSGVAILSDMVYRPWSLEGRRIETIVLRDAVPPMSVGLAWRKDIELSPAMHAVRDYFRHTFMEPRALGGAA
- the bioB gene encoding biotin synthase BioB; translated protein: MTQAQTAATVQPDAIPVAAPASQRWRVADVVALFELPFNDLIFRAQQVHREHFDANAVQLSTLLSIKTGGCEEDCGYCSQSSHHDTGLKAEKLMDVDAVLDAARAAKANGASRFCMGAAWRNPKERHMPALTEMVRGVKELGLETCMTLGMLEDEQAQELANAGLDYYNHNLDTSPEFYGQVISTRTYQDRLDTLDRVRDAGINVCCGGIIGMGESRRERAGLISQLANLNPYPDSVPINNLVAIEGTPLEGTAPLDPFEFVRTIAVARITMPKAVVRLSAGREQLDDGLQAMCFLAGANSMFYGDQLLTTSNPQSQKDRALFERLGIRASDADAMSANA